A window from Streptomyces subrutilus encodes these proteins:
- a CDS encoding ABC transporter permease — MSAAAPADERLAPTSLVRRLLGRPELGAVVGAAAVFVFFSFAADSFLRASSLSTVLYSASTIGIMAVPVALLMIGGEFDLSAGVMVTTSALLSSMFSYQMTANVWVGVLVSLLVTLAVGFFNGFLLTRTKLPSFIITLGTFLMLTGLNLGFTKLISGSVSTRSIADMEGFSSARALFASQWNIGSVTLKVTILWWFALVAVATWILLRTRAGNWIFAVGGGADAARATGVPVVKTRIGLYMGVALCAWISGQHILFSFDVVQSGEGVGNEFLYIIAAVIGGCLMTGGYGSAIGSAVGAFIFGMTSNGIVYAQWNPDWFKFFLGAMLLLATLLNAWVRKRAEAK; from the coding sequence ATGAGCGCCGCCGCCCCCGCGGACGAACGGCTCGCACCCACCTCGCTCGTCCGCAGGCTGCTCGGCCGGCCCGAGCTGGGCGCGGTGGTCGGTGCGGCCGCCGTCTTCGTCTTCTTCTCCTTCGCTGCCGACAGCTTCCTGCGGGCCTCCAGCCTCAGCACCGTCCTGTACTCGGCCTCCACCATCGGGATCATGGCCGTCCCCGTGGCCCTGCTGATGATCGGCGGCGAGTTCGACCTGTCCGCCGGCGTCATGGTCACCACCTCGGCGCTGCTGAGCTCGATGTTCAGCTACCAGATGACCGCCAACGTGTGGGTCGGCGTCCTGGTGTCCCTGCTGGTCACGCTCGCCGTGGGCTTCTTCAACGGCTTCCTGCTGACCCGGACGAAACTCCCGAGCTTCATCATCACGCTCGGCACCTTCCTCATGCTGACCGGCCTGAACCTGGGCTTCACCAAGCTGATCAGCGGCTCGGTCTCCACCAGGTCCATCGCCGACATGGAGGGCTTCTCCTCCGCGCGGGCCCTCTTCGCCTCGCAGTGGAACATCGGGTCGGTCACCCTGAAGGTCACCATCCTGTGGTGGTTCGCCCTGGTCGCGGTGGCCACCTGGATCCTGCTGCGCACCCGTGCCGGCAACTGGATCTTCGCCGTCGGCGGCGGGGCCGACGCGGCCCGCGCGACCGGCGTCCCCGTGGTGAAGACGCGCATCGGGCTCTACATGGGTGTCGCCCTGTGCGCGTGGATCTCCGGACAGCACATCCTCTTCTCGTTCGACGTCGTCCAGTCGGGCGAGGGCGTCGGCAACGAGTTCCTGTACATCATCGCGGCCGTCATCGGCGGCTGCCTGATGACCGGCGGCTACGGCTCCGCCATCGGCTCGGCCGTGGGCGCCTTCATCTTCGGCATGACCAGCAACGGCATCGTCTACGCCCAGTGGAACCCGGACTGGTTCAAGTTCTTCCTCGGCGCGATGCTGCTGCTCGCGACGCTGCTCAACGCATGGGTCCGCAAGCGGGCGGAGGCGAAGTGA